The following coding sequences are from one Pirellulales bacterium window:
- a CDS encoding DNRLRE domain-containing protein, which translates to MVTRTLARLFARNRQTANLRHGSTRSQETLHPARQALSRKISLENLEERFALSTTSTFQEGVDGYMGTADTQLLQANAAAPQGATAGILIDFTDANANNAGHGLLRFDNIFGNGAGQVPLGSRIISARVEFTTFNGGDGGQLYRVLNAWDESTATWDSFTDGLANDGIELNTVSFAHVGNASRNADAPNGVVYPAFVTEDVQAWSDGTANHGWGFIPWASGTDGWEFRTKEHGTVTQRPRLVVEWEPAGTNFITFQNGVGGYQGTQDTWIQQNVPAAFTAGTQTTTIFSDFTEPNANANHQLLIRFDNIFGNGPNQIPYGSTINGASMMLRSFGSNAAGDGGTFHRMKIDWNQLTATYNSLGGGVNIDGVEAETAFNTQAGVVARNPNSQAGFQQFDILTDLQAWSNGTPNYGWVINPWVDGTDGWGIEPSETTLAASQPKLYISFTPPAAPAGTTLDFNSGAVTYSAGAGQNNTLAISSDGTTYTLADSQPITLTAAAITAGWTGSGTNIVTGPVAGVTSLSIDTNDGDDAVTLNSASNTLSIAGGGQAGDTFTLANTLNLAANVTISEFNSITRTGAASFNLGSATLSLQGTGIGSSGSPILSAAGKLILTGGANSVFVTEADGADLTAVVTNDGNLTVLNSAGTLRLVGQTSVNGDGMVVGGDAVITSNDALELALDAAIAMFDTSSTLTLNANADGIGSEGFLQGAQYQGTAANTQVTVSNITSRSTSANAVTINVNTAGGGTGNAVLANATVAGGGYNVQSNNGSILWNPAIDVPGRTAGSINFITSRLLSLKNSPTGNGSIGTLAAPIQTNSATEATSAADYLAGTGGIFIQEWNDADLTIGSAGAIAAGGDIQIYLSDANGHNLSINGPVYTPNGNIRLQADDTLNVNAVIGKPDALSGSVTSGTITIEANLDGVSDGHRLDMTNSPGVFTTNNTANAVTLSLSATSVSSNFSAIIISNVEVGNGGTITINAAAGTNPARAGSILNASMVNTLNAGATGTVILNGGGGGSGGSIGDNLNSIRTTAGTIIATTTQDGIYITETDGADLTVNTSVPGGSTISVPSVVVNNLSGLLRVTGPSANDSFTGSVFFLQSPGGIELAAQVGDANSGPIILDAMSGDVFASAPWNILNNTVTVTDGNVVQLGPTTTLGGGILVSATGFEVGSGESLLGFGTVSGPLSILAGGTVAPGLSPIGLITDDLTLTAGSTASFDLNGVTAGSLYDQINTDNFTLGGATLALTLGYMPTLGDSFTLINNMGTVSGTFAQGSSIILDTYFFTINYAGGDGNDVVLTYTKTVPVVDVVNVFPDPRNSSVASIQVNFTEAVNGFDISDLTLTRNSLPVSLTGVTVTTSNNINWTINNLTVPTNLDGSYVLTVTANGTIVSQDDNTPLAASGNEDWVKSASVNAAPVLDNTGNMSLGAINEDTISNSGSLVSAIISSAGGDRITDLDGDPEGIAVIGVSNSNGAWEYSLDNGATWASLAGVTANSARLLASDATTRVRFIPSPNYNGTVSTGLTFRAWDQSQGVNGDLFDASLSGFTTPFSVATETASITVTPTFDNPLINNSIFLQGFNGYTGTVDTVIQAANPTADNSAATTLSVSPTSGTQQTTLLRYENLFGNGPGQIPFGAKIIDAYLTLNSTAANLGGQLHRMVSSWSATDNWNTFGGNGIQNNNVEARTAFNSFAGSAAGGAGVNAGQANFGVRDDLQAWSNGETNNGWAFLPISPNPYTWSLDSSEAAIVGNRPQLVVTWITPGTQTLVLQQNVNGYTAGFDTQVSQNAPDADASNAQTILIDFTDGGNNAAHGIIKYGDLVGNAINQIPAGSTILGASLMLFSNSGNSRGDGGRFFRLNTDFGLNPTWNTTVEGIDPATETTGIYSDQAGQAALSPNEQSARNYYNVTNDVQAWVNGEANNGWGIVPWAGGSDGWIFNSMNATTADTRPELTIFYLPPSATAVAATLDVVDGVLAYSAGTGFANNVVINAASGVYTISDSGEPITLTAAAIANGWTLSDANTATGPSSSVNLLKVNTGDGVDSVTLQAIEDSLQIVGGGQLGDSLTILGNTTAAGGEVSINSFSTVTQTAGTLINVGNGFVDIRAGAIGTSTDPIRTQAGAITALAGEGGAYVTELDGASIRGLAIGTGDVSFTNLSGILAVDSALQTYQGNIFLSSDDGIVVNADIGNLSMLGTITINANTDNTGAEGYSQSPVATVSTDNTTNAAITITVGGAGDARLARMSTGGGVSPSVGRLTVNAGGSILLAEGIPTPDRLLTNSTTIRAAEFYLTSGANGSIGTVSSPLPLDAAISINPQTELVHGLYGTAGTGGLYVNAWGPNDFAVFNATATGGGVTVMTTNSTGHDLTIRGPVTTQGPGAIILQADDSVFIYSAIGGAGFAGTVQIDTNLDGVSTGHQLLMDPASSITTSNTTANAVLLTVSAEGNSQIVLNNVTTGDGGTVTVDPLARTSASRAGGITMQPGAVVNVGSGTVVLLADENNIGSPTQPVRTQAGTVVATNINGGIYLSEVDGASFTANTTSGNATHDIVITNDAGVLRIGGATGTDSGAPISLTSAGGVTLSANITDIDSGSLTIAAAAGVTVDGTVSIAKNVNLVDTDPLPLVDTRDVTITVGSGLTVNGLRGDALSLLGNASRLTIRENGLANGLLVLNSLAMSGESLIDLNDNDLVLNYDPLGTNPTGDITAFIDNYYSFGLIATGSGVPVIGSTTVDNSGGGRIIIAVDNANSQFGDVGNPFYDLTLGNSTFGTGFNQTIIRFTYPGDYNLDGQVDGADYTVVDSFLGSTTPGLSGGWTLGDGDFDGLVTPADYLPIDSNFGSGVGNPLAAGDVIALFSESDVESLVGADVLAGAVWHQAEESTTKSARGLAVADFFGEF; encoded by the coding sequence ATGGTGACCCGCACACTGGCTCGTTTGTTCGCCCGTAACCGTCAAACCGCCAACCTTCGTCACGGATCGACACGTTCTCAAGAGACTTTGCACCCGGCTCGGCAGGCTTTAAGCCGCAAAATTTCGCTGGAAAACCTGGAGGAACGCTTTGCCCTGTCAACCACCAGCACGTTCCAGGAAGGGGTGGATGGCTATATGGGGACGGCGGATACGCAGCTTTTGCAAGCCAACGCGGCCGCTCCCCAGGGTGCCACTGCTGGTATTTTGATTGACTTTACGGACGCTAATGCAAATAACGCCGGACATGGGTTGCTGCGATTTGACAATATCTTTGGCAATGGCGCGGGACAAGTTCCGCTCGGTTCTAGAATCATCTCCGCCCGTGTTGAATTCACAACTTTCAACGGTGGTGACGGCGGCCAGCTTTATCGGGTGTTAAACGCTTGGGATGAATCCACCGCGACTTGGGATTCCTTTACCGATGGCCTCGCCAATGACGGTATCGAGCTTAATACCGTCTCTTTTGCCCATGTGGGGAATGCCAGCCGCAACGCCGACGCCCCCAATGGCGTCGTTTATCCCGCCTTTGTCACCGAAGATGTCCAGGCCTGGTCGGATGGCACCGCCAATCACGGTTGGGGATTTATCCCCTGGGCCAGCGGCACCGACGGTTGGGAATTTCGTACCAAAGAGCATGGCACGGTTACCCAACGACCCCGCTTGGTCGTGGAATGGGAGCCAGCCGGGACCAACTTTATCACATTCCAAAATGGTGTTGGGGGCTACCAGGGAACCCAAGACACCTGGATTCAGCAAAATGTCCCCGCAGCGTTTACGGCGGGAACGCAGACCACCACCATTTTCTCGGATTTTACCGAACCAAATGCCAACGCCAATCATCAGCTTCTGATCCGTTTTGACAATATTTTTGGCAATGGCCCCAACCAAATTCCTTATGGTTCGACCATTAATGGCGCCAGCATGATGTTGCGCAGCTTTGGCAGCAACGCGGCGGGTGACGGCGGCACATTTCACCGGATGAAAATCGACTGGAATCAACTGACAGCCACGTACAACTCCCTGGGTGGCGGAGTCAACATCGACGGGGTAGAAGCGGAAACCGCTTTCAATACCCAAGCCGGCGTGGTCGCCCGCAATCCTAATTCTCAGGCTGGATTTCAACAGTTTGACATCTTGACGGACTTGCAAGCCTGGTCGAATGGCACACCCAATTACGGTTGGGTGATCAATCCCTGGGTGGATGGCACGGATGGTTGGGGGATCGAGCCTTCGGAGACGACTTTAGCGGCTTCGCAGCCCAAGTTATACATTTCGTTCACTCCCCCCGCAGCACCAGCCGGCACCACGCTTGATTTTAATAGCGGAGCGGTGACCTACAGCGCTGGAGCGGGACAAAACAACACCCTGGCGATCAGTTCGGATGGAACAACCTACACCCTTGCCGATTCCCAGCCAATCACGCTAACCGCCGCCGCGATCACCGCGGGTTGGACGGGAAGCGGCACCAACATCGTTACCGGTCCCGTGGCGGGCGTCACCAGCCTGAGTATCGATACCAATGACGGGGATGACGCCGTCACGCTTAATAGCGCGAGCAACACACTGTCGATTGCCGGCGGCGGCCAAGCGGGTGACACCTTTACCCTGGCCAACACCCTGAATCTGGCGGCCAATGTCACCATTTCCGAATTCAACAGCATCACCCGGACCGGTGCCGCCAGCTTTAATTTGGGTTCGGCCACATTGTCGCTGCAAGGTACGGGCATCGGTAGCAGCGGCTCACCCATTCTGTCTGCCGCGGGCAAATTGATCCTGACCGGCGGAGCAAATAGTGTGTTTGTTACCGAGGCGGACGGCGCGGACCTTACCGCGGTAGTCACCAATGATGGCAATTTAACCGTCTTAAATAGCGCGGGGACATTGCGGTTGGTTGGTCAAACCAGCGTGAACGGGGATGGCATGGTGGTGGGGGGGGATGCCGTGATCACCAGCAATGATGCCTTGGAATTAGCCCTCGACGCGGCGATTGCCATGTTTGATACCAGTTCCACGCTGACCCTGAATGCCAATGCCGACGGAATTGGCTCCGAGGGTTTCTTGCAAGGCGCCCAATATCAGGGGACAGCCGCCAATACCCAGGTTACCGTGTCAAATATTACCTCACGCAGCACCAGCGCCAACGCGGTGACGATCAATGTCAATACTGCTGGCGGCGGCACGGGCAACGCGGTCCTGGCTAATGCCACCGTCGCGGGGGGGGGGTATAATGTGCAAAGCAATAACGGTTCCATCTTGTGGAATCCCGCGATCGATGTCCCTGGTCGGACCGCAGGAAGCATCAACTTTATCACTTCCCGGTTGCTCTCGTTAAAGAATAGCCCGACTGGCAATGGCTCGATCGGGACACTGGCCGCTCCCATCCAAACCAACAGCGCGACCGAGGCGACCTCCGCCGCGGATTACCTGGCGGGCACGGGGGGTATCTTTATTCAAGAATGGAATGACGCAGATCTGACGATTGGTTCGGCCGGGGCAATCGCCGCTGGTGGCGATATCCAGATTTACCTCTCAGATGCCAATGGCCACAATTTGAGCATCAATGGTCCAGTCTATACGCCAAATGGCAATATCCGGCTCCAGGCCGATGACACCTTGAATGTGAATGCCGTCATTGGCAAGCCGGATGCCCTTTCTGGCAGCGTGACCAGCGGCACGATCACCATCGAAGCGAATTTGGACGGAGTTTCGGACGGACACCGCCTGGATATGACCAACTCCCCCGGTGTGTTCACGACTAATAACACCGCGAACGCAGTTACTCTGTCCCTCTCCGCGACTTCCGTCAGCAGCAACTTTAGCGCGATTATTATCAGCAATGTGGAAGTCGGCAACGGTGGCACGATCACGATCAACGCCGCGGCGGGTACCAACCCGGCCCGCGCGGGAAGTATCCTCAATGCCAGCATGGTCAACACGCTGAATGCCGGAGCGACGGGGACCGTGATCCTCAACGGCGGCGGCGGTGGTTCCGGTGGTTCCATTGGCGATAATCTGAACAGCATTCGCACAACCGCTGGCACGATTATTGCCACCACCACCCAGGATGGCATTTACATCACGGAAACGGACGGTGCGGATCTGACGGTCAATACCTCGGTTCCAGGTGGTTCAACGATTTCCGTTCCTTCGGTCGTCGTCAATAACCTATCGGGGCTGTTGCGAGTCACTGGTCCGTCGGCCAATGACAGCTTCACCGGCAGCGTGTTTTTCTTGCAAAGCCCGGGGGGAATTGAACTTGCCGCCCAGGTGGGAGATGCCAATAGCGGCCCGATCATTCTGGACGCCATGTCCGGCGATGTCTTTGCCTCCGCCCCGTGGAACATCCTCAATAATACCGTCACCGTGACGGATGGAAATGTTGTTCAGCTTGGCCCCACGACCACGCTGGGCGGAGGGATTCTGGTCTCGGCCACTGGTTTTGAAGTTGGTTCCGGCGAAAGCCTTCTGGGCTTTGGAACGGTGAGCGGGCCGTTGAGCATTCTTGCCGGAGGTACTGTTGCCCCCGGTCTTTCCCCCATTGGGTTGATCACCGACGATTTGACCCTGACCGCGGGTTCCACGGCCAGTTTTGACCTGAATGGCGTCACGGCCGGTAGCTTATACGACCAAATCAATACCGACAATTTCACCTTGGGTGGGGCGACGCTGGCACTAACGCTGGGCTATATGCCGACGTTGGGCGACTCGTTTACCTTGATTAATAACATGGGGACGGTTAGCGGCACCTTTGCCCAAGGGTCGAGCATCATCCTGGACACCTACTTCTTTACCATCAATTACGCCGGTGGCGATGGTAATGACGTGGTCTTAACCTATACCAAGACCGTGCCGGTCGTGGACGTGGTCAATGTCTTCCCCGATCCGCGTAATAGCTCGGTCGCGTCGATCCAGGTCAACTTTACCGAGGCGGTGAATGGCTTTGACATCAGTGATTTGACGCTTACCCGCAATTCATTGCCGGTATCGCTGACAGGAGTCACCGTTACCACCTCTAATAATATTAACTGGACGATCAACAACCTGACGGTGCCGACCAATCTGGATGGCAGCTACGTCCTAACGGTCACTGCCAATGGCACGATTGTCAGCCAGGATGATAATACCCCGCTGGCCGCCAGTGGTAACGAAGATTGGGTCAAGTCTGCCAGTGTCAATGCCGCTCCGGTCCTCGATAACACCGGGAACATGAGTCTGGGCGCAATCAACGAGGATACTATTTCCAATAGCGGCTCGCTGGTGTCGGCTATTATCAGCAGTGCGGGTGGCGATCGCATCACGGACCTGGATGGCGACCCCGAAGGGATTGCCGTGATTGGCGTTAGCAACTCCAACGGCGCCTGGGAATACTCGCTGGATAACGGAGCGACCTGGGCCAGCTTGGCGGGAGTGACGGCAAATTCCGCCCGCTTGTTGGCGTCGGACGCCACGACACGCGTGCGGTTTATCCCCAGCCCAAATTACAATGGTACCGTTTCCACGGGTTTGACCTTCCGCGCGTGGGATCAAAGCCAGGGTGTCAATGGCGATTTGTTTGATGCCTCGCTCAGTGGCTTTACCACTCCGTTTAGCGTGGCGACAGAAACTGCCAGCATCACTGTTACCCCCACCTTTGACAATCCGCTGATCAACAATTCGATCTTCTTGCAAGGGTTTAACGGCTACACCGGCACGGTGGACACGGTGATCCAAGCCGCCAACCCAACCGCCGACAACAGCGCCGCGACCACGCTCAGCGTCTCGCCGACCTCGGGTACTCAGCAAACGACGTTGCTCCGTTACGAGAATCTGTTCGGCAACGGGCCGGGCCAGATTCCGTTTGGTGCAAAAATCATTGATGCCTACTTAACACTGAACTCCACTGCAGCCAACCTGGGGGGACAACTGCACCGCATGGTTAGCAGCTGGTCCGCCACGGATAACTGGAACACATTTGGCGGAAACGGCATCCAAAATAACAATGTCGAGGCCCGCACGGCGTTTAATTCGTTTGCTGGCAGTGCCGCTGGCGGGGCGGGTGTCAATGCTGGTCAGGCAAATTTTGGCGTGCGGGATGACCTGCAAGCCTGGTCGAATGGCGAAACCAATAATGGTTGGGCTTTCTTGCCAATTTCACCCAATCCCTACACCTGGAGCCTGGATTCCTCCGAGGCGGCTATTGTGGGTAATCGCCCGCAACTGGTAGTCACCTGGATCACTCCCGGCACCCAAACGCTGGTGTTGCAGCAAAATGTGAATGGCTACACTGCCGGCTTTGACACCCAGGTATCGCAGAATGCCCCGGATGCCGATGCATCCAATGCCCAAACGATCCTGATTGACTTTACCGATGGGGGCAATAACGCCGCGCACGGAATTATTAAGTATGGCGATTTGGTGGGGAACGCGATCAATCAGATTCCCGCTGGTTCGACAATTCTAGGCGCCAGTTTGATGCTGTTTTCCAATTCAGGTAACTCCCGCGGTGATGGTGGACGGTTCTTCCGCTTGAACACCGACTTTGGGTTAAATCCAACCTGGAATACCACCGTTGAGGGTATTGATCCAGCAACCGAAACCACTGGCATTTACAGTGACCAGGCGGGACAAGCGGCTCTCTCCCCCAATGAACAGTCCGCCCGCAATTACTACAACGTCACTAACGATGTTCAGGCTTGGGTGAATGGCGAAGCCAACAATGGTTGGGGTATTGTTCCCTGGGCGGGTGGCAGCGATGGTTGGATCTTTAATAGTATGAATGCCACCACGGCGGACACCCGTCCGGAATTAACGATTTTCTACTTGCCACCTTCGGCCACGGCGGTTGCCGCGACGCTGGATGTGGTGGACGGTGTCCTGGCGTACTCCGCTGGAACGGGCTTTGCCAACAATGTTGTCATCAATGCGGCAAGCGGGGTCTACACGATCAGCGACAGTGGCGAGCCGATCACCCTGACCGCCGCCGCGATTGCCAACGGCTGGACATTGTCCGATGCCAACACCGCGACCGGGCCTTCTAGCAGCGTCAACCTGCTCAAGGTCAACACGGGAGACGGCGTGGATTCCGTCACGCTGCAAGCGATCGAGGATTCCTTGCAAATTGTCGGCGGCGGGCAACTAGGCGACTCACTCACCATCCTGGGCAATACGACCGCAGCCGGTGGCGAGGTTTCCATCAACAGCTTTTCCACCGTTACCCAAACCGCCGGCACCTTGATTAATGTGGGGAATGGCTTTGTGGATATCCGGGCGGGAGCGATCGGCACCAGCACGGACCCCATTCGCACACAGGCGGGGGCGATCACGGCCTTGGCTGGTGAAGGGGGAGCTTACGTCACCGAGTTGGATGGAGCCAGTATTCGCGGTTTGGCCATTGGAACGGGAGATGTCTCCTTTACCAATTTGTCTGGTATCTTGGCCGTCGACAGTGCCCTGCAGACCTACCAGGGAAATATTTTCCTAAGTAGCGATGACGGGATTGTGGTGAACGCCGATATCGGTAACTTGAGTATGTTGGGAACCATTACCATCAACGCCAACACCGATAATACCGGAGCCGAAGGCTACAGCCAAAGCCCGGTGGCAACCGTTTCCACGGATAACACGACCAATGCGGCGATCACGATTACGGTTGGCGGCGCGGGTGATGCCCGGTTGGCCCGGATGTCCACCGGCGGCGGTGTTTCCCCCAGCGTGGGCCGTCTGACCGTGAATGCCGGAGGTTCGATCCTGTTGGCCGAAGGCATTCCCACGCCGGATCGCCTCCTGACAAACTCCACCACCATCCGCGCCGCCGAGTTCTACCTGACCAGCGGCGCCAATGGCTCCATCGGAACGGTATCCAGTCCGCTCCCGTTGGATGCGGCGATTTCCATCAATCCCCAAACCGAGTTGGTGCATGGCCTGTACGGCACCGCGGGGACCGGCGGGTTATATGTGAATGCCTGGGGACCGAATGATTTCGCCGTGTTCAATGCCACCGCCACAGGTGGCGGGGTGACAGTGATGACCACTAACTCCACCGGCCATGATCTGACGATCCGCGGGCCGGTGACCACCCAAGGTCCGGGCGCGATTATCTTGCAGGCTGATGACAGCGTGTTCATTTACAGCGCTATTGGGGGTGCGGGCTTTGCCGGTACAGTCCAGATCGACACCAATTTAGATGGCGTCAGCACGGGCCATCAATTACTCATGGATCCCGCCAGCAGCATCACGACTAGCAACACCACCGCCAACGCAGTGTTGCTGACTGTCTCTGCCGAAGGGAATAGCCAAATTGTGCTCAACAATGTCACCACTGGCGATGGCGGCACGGTAACGGTGGATCCTTTGGCCCGAACCAGCGCCAGCCGGGCTGGCGGCATCACGATGCAACCGGGAGCCGTGGTCAATGTCGGCAGCGGCACCGTGGTATTGCTGGCCGATGAAAATAACATCGGCAGCCCCACCCAGCCGGTTCGCACCCAGGCGGGCACGGTTGTGGCGACCAACATTAATGGTGGCATCTACTTGAGCGAAGTGGATGGCGCGAGCTTTACCGCTAATACCACCAGCGGCAACGCGACCCATGACATTGTGATTACCAATGACGCCGGCGTCCTGCGGATTGGTGGAGCCACTGGTACGGACAGCGGCGCGCCGATCAGTCTGACTAGCGCAGGGGGAGTCACCCTCAGTGCCAATATCACCGATATCGACAGCGGGTCGCTGACCATTGCCGCCGCCGCGGGCGTCACGGTCGATGGCACGGTCTCTATCGCGAAAAACGTCAACCTGGTAGATACCGATCCCCTGCCCTTGGTTGACACCCGCGATGTCACGATCACCGTTGGCTCTGGCCTGACGGTAAATGGTTTGCGTGGCGACGCGCTTTCGTTATTGGGAAATGCCAGCCGCTTGACAATCCGTGAAAACGGCTTGGCCAACGGCCTGTTGGTGTTGAATAGCCTGGCGATGAGCGGCGAAAGCCTGATTGACCTGAACGATAACGATTTGGTCTTGAATTATGATCCGTTGGGGACCAACCCCACGGGTGATATTACGGCCTTTATCGATAACTATTACTCGTTTGGCCTTATCGCCACCGGCAGCGGTGTGCCCGTCATCGGCAGCACCACAGTCGACAACTCTGGAGGCGGCCGGATCATCATTGCGGTGGATAACGCCAACAGCCAGTTCGGCGACGTTGGTAATCCCTTCTACGATCTGACCTTGGGTAATTCGACCTTTGGAACCGGATTTAATCAAACGATTATCCGCTTTACCTATCCGGGCGATTATAACCTCGATGGCCAGGTCGATGGAGCCGATTACACCGTGGTTGATTCCTTCTTGGGATCCACCACGCCGGGCCTCTCCGGTGGATGGACTCTGGGCGATGGGGATTTTGACGGATTGGTCACACCAGCTGACTACCTGCCCATCGACTCGAACTTTGGTTCGGGCGTGGGGAATCCGCTGGCCGCCGGGGATGTGATCGCCTTGTTTAGCGAAAGCGATGTTGAAAGCCTGGTGGGAGCGGATGTTCTGGCCGGAGCCGTTTGGCATCAGGCGGAAGAATCCACCACCAAGTCAGCCCGCGGACTCGCCGTGGCGGACTTCTTTGGCGAGTTCTAA
- a CDS encoding DUF1559 domain-containing protein, with product MNLIFSTRTKRGFTLVELLVVIAIIGILVALLLPAIQSAREAARRSSCINNMRQLGLACHNYMGIHKALPPAYLEYNATLRPNLRDTSFHTLMLQYIEESNIAKIYNFKVNWNDAANRRATDVEIPLLICPSVGDSERQWATDYAPCTVISNSNNYALASDNPSTPKLIDYLESKGIKSRRITDSESRMQIQGNGLSGYIQGALRQNLKTPFKKLTDGLSKTFLLFEDAGRPVRYKYGQRTNAIVAKERTGEGTEWFNHDNYFHVHNYPMFNYHNGNEIYGMHNGGAVFLNCDASTEFVSEEINDRIFVARFSVNSGD from the coding sequence ATGAATTTGATTTTTAGCACTCGCACGAAGCGTGGCTTTACTCTGGTCGAACTATTAGTTGTCATCGCCATTATCGGCATCTTAGTCGCGCTGCTCTTACCCGCGATCCAGTCCGCCCGCGAGGCCGCTCGCCGCAGCAGTTGCATCAATAACATGCGGCAACTCGGCTTGGCCTGCCACAACTACATGGGCATCCATAAAGCCTTACCCCCTGCGTACTTAGAGTACAACGCCACGCTGCGACCAAACCTCCGGGACACCAGTTTTCACACGTTGATGCTGCAATATATCGAAGAATCCAATATCGCCAAAATTTATAACTTTAAAGTGAACTGGAATGATGCCGCCAACCGCCGCGCCACCGATGTCGAGATTCCCCTTTTGATTTGCCCTTCTGTCGGTGATTCCGAACGCCAGTGGGCCACGGATTACGCTCCCTGCACGGTCATCAGCAATTCCAATAATTACGCCCTGGCCTCGGATAATCCCAGCACGCCCAAGCTAATCGATTATTTGGAAAGCAAAGGGATTAAAAGCCGTCGAATCACCGACTCGGAATCACGAATGCAAATTCAAGGAAATGGCCTGTCGGGTTATATCCAAGGGGCGTTGCGGCAAAATCTCAAGACCCCGTTTAAAAAGCTCACTGACGGATTGTCCAAGACATTTTTGCTGTTTGAAGATGCCGGCCGACCCGTTCGCTACAAGTACGGTCAACGCACGAACGCCATTGTGGCCAAGGAGCGGACTGGGGAAGGAACCGAGTGGTTCAACCATGACAACTATTTTCATGTGCATAATTATCCCATGTTTAACTACCACAATGGGAATGAAATTTATGGCATGCACAACGGCGGGGCGGTCTTTTTAAACTGCGATGCATCGACCGAATTCGTCAGCGAGGAAATCAACGACAGGATTTTTGTCGCGCGGTTTTCGGTCAATTCAGGGGATTAG